The following coding sequences lie in one Rutidosis leptorrhynchoides isolate AG116_Rl617_1_P2 chromosome 4, CSIRO_AGI_Rlap_v1, whole genome shotgun sequence genomic window:
- the LOC139845357 gene encoding probable carbohydrate esterase At4g34215, with translation MGISSSVPKNDQSTTTTKKQIFILSGQSNMAGRGGVKNKHWDRIVPDDCKPDPSTIHRLNANLIWETAQEPLHADIDTRKTCGVGPGMSFANGVKDYIVGVIDLVPCAVGGTAIKEWAKGEKLYEDMIRRSKAAANSGGEIKAMIWYQGESDTSSKHVAESYKSNMENLIRNVRSDLGLPSLPIIQVAIASGTDAKLVEVVREAQKAIDLPNVVCVDAKGLELKEDNLHLTTTAQVQLGHMLADAYLAHFG, from the exons ATGGGAATTTCAAGTTCAGTCCCAAAAAATGACCAATCCACAACCACCACCAAAAAACAGATCTTCATATTATCCGGTCAGAGCAACATGGCGGGTCGTGGTGGCGTTAAAAACAAGCATTGGGACCGGATAGTACCCGACGATTGCAAACCCGATCCATCCACAATCCACCGATTAAACGCTAACTTAATTTGGGAAACTGCACAGGAGCCACTTCACGCTGACATCGACACGCGTAAAACATGTGGTGTGGGCCCTGGGATGTCGTTTGCTAACGGCGTTAAGGATTACATCGTTGGAGTTATAGATCTGGTGCCGTGTGCAGTTGGTGGTACGGCAATTAAGGAATGGGCTAAAGGGGAGAAATTGTATGAAGATATGATTAGGAGATCGAAAGCAGCTGCAAACAGTGGCGGTGAGATTAAAGCCATGATTTGGTATCAAGGTGAGAGTGATACTTCATCGAAACATGTTGCAGAAAGTTATAAATCTAATATGGAGAATTTGATCCGTAATGTTCGTTCGGATCTTGGGCTTCCATCGTTACCAATTATTCAG GTGGCGATAGCATCTGGTACTGATGCGAAACTAGTTGAAGTTGTAAGGGAAGCACAAAAGGCGATTGATCTACCGAATGTGGTGTGTGTAGATGCAAAGGGATTAGAGTTGAAAGAAGATAACTTACATTTAACGACAACGGCTCAAGTTCAACTTGGACATATGTTAGCGGATGCCTATCTTGCTCATTTCGGATAG